A genomic stretch from Setaria viridis chromosome 1, Setaria_viridis_v4.0, whole genome shotgun sequence includes:
- the LOC117860652 gene encoding protein phosphatase inhibitor 2 — protein MKAKEPKKAGGRVKWDEENLNDIESNKPEREKITEPKTPYHPMIDEDEGPVSPLQLSEEPVDKSAHADAIKTALAEAVSSGKIFDRNSWESCDNEEAIKQSTAFEEHRKVHYDEYHKMKELLQKGTMTDDADEDESEPDNRKE, from the exons ATGAAAGCTAAAGAACCCAAGAAGGCAGG GGGTCGTGTCAAATGGGATGAAGAGAACTTGAATGACATCGAGTCAAACAAACCAGAAAGAGAGAAGATCACCGAGCCCAAGACACCTTACCACCCTATGATTGATGAGGATGAAG GGCCTGTGTCACCATTACAACTAAGTGAAGAGCCAGTGGATAAATCTGCTCATGCTGATGCCATCAAGACTGCTCTAGCTGAAGCTGTTTCCAGTGGAAAGATTTTCGACAGAAATAGTTGGGAATCATGTGACAATGAAGAAGCCATAAAACAAAGCACAG CTTTTGAGGAGCACCGGAAGGTTCACTACGATGAATACCATAAGATGAAGGAGCTGCTTCAGAAGGGAACCATGACTGATGATGCAGATGAAGATGAAAGTGAACCAGACAACAGGAAGGAGTGA
- the LOC117860636 gene encoding transcription termination factor MTERF5, chloroplastic: MACLEAPPPLDLRPATGLRGRKLQPWRLSLLSSSSCKAWTLVCRQLPICNAQSYTDELWVAAPQSPASVRSRLLAAEREEAKAVLSLFLRQKGLRSTLAARIVNKSDGFIEHLVSKLQIAYRSRYAEGRELSTPEIRDALLPYLEALDREHGDSLVEVVENFADPFSMEREALSSSMVLTPTSSNKQKAVARISTPTSGGALPELVLYLLDLGMDHEEIKNIVRKFPAFAYYNVERKIKPLVELLLDLGVPRSSIPGIIKKRPQLCGISMSDNLKPMMVYLENIGVNRAQWSKVITRFPAVLTYSRNKVETTVSFLTELGVSKKNIGKILTRCPHIMSYSVDDNLRPTAEYFRSIGADAASLIQKSPQAFGLNVEAKLKPITEFFLEREFSIEEIGIMANRFGIIHTLSLEQNLLPKYEFFLTMEYPRSELVKFPQYFGYSLEQRIKPRYAQMTGSGVRLILNQMLSVSDTRFEEILEKKKTRV; this comes from the exons ATGGCCTGCTTGGaggcgccccctcccctcgatcTCCGCCCGGCCACGGGCCTCCGCGGCCGGAAGCTTCAGCCATGGCGGCTCAGCCTGCTGAGCTCCTCCTCATGCAA GGCTTGGACTCTAGTGTGTCGACAGCTTCCAATTTGCAATGCACAGTCAT ATACTGATGAACTATGGGTAGCTGCTCCTCAAAGCCCTGCATCGGTTCGGTCAAGGTTGCTTGCTGCAGAAAGAGAGGAGGCAAAAGCTGTTCTGTCATTGTTCTTGAGACAGAAGGGTTTGAGAAGTACGTTAGCTGCACGGATCGTCAACAAGTCAGATGGTTTCATTGAGCACCTGGTGTCAAAGCTCCAGATTGCTTACAGATCTCGATATGCTGAAG GAAGAGAGCTGAGCACACCTGAGATCAGAGATGCCCTCCTTCCATATCTAGAAGCTCTTGATAGAGAACATGGCGATAGTTTGGTCGAGGTGGTGGAGAACTTCGCTGATCCTTTTTCTATGGAAAGGGAAGCCTTGTCTTCTTCTATGGTACTTACACCCACGAGCTCAAATAAACAGAAGGCAGTTGCTAGAATAAGCACACCAACCTCGGGGGGAGCCCTCCCTGAGCTAGTGCTCTACCTACTAGACCTTGGTATGGATCATGAGGAGATCAAGAATATCGTGCGCAAGTTCCCAGCATTTGCATATTACAATGTGGAACGCAAGATAAAACCCCTGGTGGAGCTTTTGCTAGACCTTGGTGTGCCAAGGTCTAGCATACCGGGAATCATAAAGAAGAGGCCTCAGCTCTGTGGGATCAGCATGTCAGATAATCTTAAACCGATGATGGTTTATTTGGAAAACATTGGTGTCAACAGAGCTCAATGGAGCAAGGTTATTACCCGGTTCCCTGCTGTTCTCACGTATAGCAGGAACAAGGTGGAGACAACTGTGAGCTTCCTTACTGAGCTAGGAGTTTCCAAGAAAAACATTGGCAAGATCCTGACACGATGCCCTCATATCATGAGCTACAGTGTCGATGACAATCTCAGGCCTACTGCTGAGTATTTCCGGTCGATTGGTGCAGATGCTGCATCTCTTATTCAGAAGAGCCCACAGGCTTTTGGTCTGAATGTCGAGGCAAAGCTGAAGCCAATCACGGAATTCTTCCTTGAGAGGGAGTTCAGCATAGAGGAAATTGGCATTATGGCGAACAGATTTGGAATTATTCACACATTAAGCTTGGAGCAAAACTTACTCCCAAAATATGAGTTCTTCCTAACGATGGAGTACCCGAGGAGTGAGCTCGTGAAATTTCCACAATACTTTGGATACAGCTTGGAGCAACGGATAAAGCCACGATATGCTCAGATGACTGGTTCTGGGGTGAGGTTGATCTTGAACCAGATGCTGTCAGTCTCAGACACCAGGTTTGAGGAAATTCTAGAAAAGAAGAAGACTAGAGTTTGA
- the LOC117860621 gene encoding cyclin-dependent kinase G-1, producing the protein MAAARHAGYRSHEVARGRELDLERSRRSKEYHHHHHRHPSRDRDSDRRRDAGRSGGREVSNRHRHHHSPYPPPRSRPSRREEDREPGEVSSGSGSEESGGRPLKARAPREDGVLGVCKDGSVVLPSKKRKHSPVIPDENVSELQAIDGFRSRRGIDTSVAELPLPSPPPLSDESPMDAVGRCPTMNLGVSVVTHEAEWSHEHEKNGVMEGEEDCPTTRNILTSRWADADQDEEEATVPKKKRSVSPGNLSALRSTKKVTSPELGEALRVKTRGSSSCSSNSVCSENWNIEVDGGDCMDVEEDGIDASAGCSLDVDSGSDARRSRTPEAVQPPRRCFNMLQSCRSIDEFERLNTINEGTYGVVFRVRDKKTGEIVALKKVKMDKEREGFPLTSLREINILLSFDHPSIVDVKEVVVGGHDDDTFMVMEYMEHDLKGVMETMKQPYTQSEVKCLMLQLLEGVKYLHDNWVLHRDLKTSNILLNNRGEVKICDFGLSRQYGSPLKPYTQPVVTLWYRAPELLLGAKEYSTAIDMWSLGCIMAELLSKEPLFTGKNEIGQLDKIFRILGTPNEERWPGYSKLPGAKGKFVKQPYNRLRERFPPVSFTGGLTLSEAGFELLTRLLTYDPEKRISADDALNHEWFREVPLPKTKDFMPTFPALNEQDRRIKKYKKSPDPLVEQQMKEQGSTGDRGLFG; encoded by the exons ATGGCCGCGGCGCGACACGCAGGCTACAGGAGCCACGAAGTGGCGAGGGGGCGGGAGCTCGACCTGGAGCGCTCCAGAAGGAGCAAGGAgtatcaccaccaccaccaccgccacccgagCCGCGACCGTGACTCTGACCGTCGCCGTGACGCTGGCCGCAGCGGGGGCCGCGAGGTCTCCAaccggcaccgccaccaccactcgCCGTATCCGCCACCGAGGAGCCGACCGTCAAGAAGGGAGGAGGATAGGGAGCCTGGCGAGGTCTCGAGCGGCAGCGGCTCGGAGGAGTCCGGTGGGCGCCCACTGAAGGCCAGGGCGCCGAGGGAGGATGGTGTTCTGGGAGTCTGCAAAGACGGCAGTGTGGTGCTACCAAGTAAGAAGAGGAAGCACTCACCTGTAATCCCGGATGAGAATGTTTCTGAGCTGCAGGCAATAGATGGTTtcaggagcaggagagggatAGACACCTCAGTGGCGGAGCTCCCTCTGCCTTCGCCGCCTCCTTTATCAGATGAGAGTCCTATGGACGCGGTTGGTAGGTGCCCAACAATGAATTTGGGTGTTTCAGTGGTTACACATGAGGCCGAATGGTCTCATGAACATGAGAAGAATGGGGTTATGGAGGGGGAAGAGGACTGCCCAACAACGAGAAACATTTTGACTTCAAGATGGGCAGACGCTGATCAGGACGAGGAAGAGGCGACTGTGCCCAAAAAGAAGAGAAGTGTGTCTCCTGGTAACTTGTCTGCGCTGAGATCTACAAAGAAAGTTACAAGCCCAGAGCTTGGAGAAGCACTGCGGGTTAAAACAAGAGGGAGTTCCTCATGTTCGTCTAACTCTGTCTGCAGTGAAAACTGGAATATTGAGGTTGATGGGGGTGACTGCATGGATGTTGAGGAGGATGGTATTGATGCTTCTGCTGGTTGTTCACTGGATGTTGATTCTGGGAGTGATGCACGCAGGTCTAGAACACCTGAGGCTGTACAGCCGCCACGCAGGTGCTTTAACATGCTTCAGAGCTGTAGGAGTATTGATGAGTTCGAGAGGCTCAACACAATCAATGAGGGTACATATGGAGTTGTATTTAGGGTGAGGGACAAGAAAACTGGTGAGATTGTTGCATTGAAGAAGGTAAAGATGGATAAGGAACGGGAAGGTTTTCCATTGACTTCTCTTAGGGAAATAAATATCCTTTTATCTTTTGACCACCCATCAATTGTGGATGTCAAGGAAGTAGTTGTTGGTGGTCATGATGATGATACTTTCATGGTGATGGAGTACATGGAGCATGACCTGAAGGGTGtcatggagacgatgaagcaaCCATATACCCAAAGTGAGGTAAAATGTTTGATGCTTCAGCTGCTAGAGGGCGTGAAGTATCTTCATGACAATTGGGTACTTCACAG GGATCTCAAGACATCAAATATCCTCTTGAATAACCGTGGTGAGGTGAAAATATGTGATTTTGGACTCTCCCGTCAATATGGCAGCCCGCTAAAGCCTTACACTCAACCAGTTGTAACTTTGTGGTACAG GGCTCCAGAACTACTTTTAGGAGCAAAGGAGTATTCTACTGCTATTGATATGTGGTCATTGGGTTGCATAATGGCAGAACTCTTGTCAAAAGAGCCACTCTTCACTGGGAAAAATGAGATAGGTCAACTTGATAAG ATATTTAGAATACTTGGCACACCCAATGAGGAGCGATGGCCTGGTTATTCCAAATTGCCCGGTGCCAAAGGCAAATTTGTAAAGCAACC GTACAATAGATTGAGGGAGAGGTTTCCACCTGTATCCTTCACAGGAGGGCTGACATTGTCAGAAGCTGGATTTGAACTGCTAACTAGGTTGCTGACATATGACCCTGAGAAG CGCATATCTGCAGACGATGCCTTGAACCATGAGTGGTTCCGTGAGGTTCCTCTGCCCAAAACAAAGGATTTCATGCCAACATTTCCTGCTCTGAATGAACAAGACAG GAGGATCAAGAAATACAAGAAGAGCCCTGATCCCCTGGTGGAGCAACAGATGAAAGAACAAGGGAGCACAGGAGATCGTGGCCTTTTTGGCTGA